The following are encoded together in the Tripterygium wilfordii isolate XIE 37 chromosome 3, ASM1340144v1, whole genome shotgun sequence genome:
- the LOC119986310 gene encoding uncharacterized protein LOC119986310 has translation MCVYIYWKEGRKDRSYVKMERWRNGLCFKRWFHFPTKNPVLKVMTSHIRRRNKGDRNGLKGLYKDMKSCGEYADIQVMWEIIHSSSPAYADNTTTKRSRRRMTKWRFCFRPT, from the exons atgtgtgtatatatatattggaaggaaggaaggaaggacaGGAGTTATGTGAAGATGGAGAGGTGGAGGAACGGGCTCTGCTTCAAGCGATGGTTTCACTTCCCTACAAAGAATCCAGTTTTAAAGGTCATGACTTCACACATTCGACGCAGAAACAAAG GGGATAGAAATGGGCTTAAAGGTCTTTACAAGGACATGAAATCTTGTGGAGAATATGCAGATATACAAGTGATGTGGGAGATCATTCACTCTTCATCTCCTGCATATGCTGacaacaccaccaccaaaaGAAGCAGGAGGAGGATGACTAAATGGAGATTCTGCTTCAGGCCAACTTGA